In the Bacteroidota bacterium genome, one interval contains:
- a CDS encoding T9SS type A sorting domain-containing protein, with product MASIIPLRLIAQQQSVNLVSNPSFEEIKTCPWLAQTPGDFEQIAAAWSNPTANTPDIHHECGSSSVGVPYNMFSFPQPVNVRSGGLAYAGVHTLYNHQLDVHTNSREYIQTEIYLKSGIKYNIRYFVRLSDKSGYATKMGFYISTTRPTSNNTLVLPTSSSGFLHPGVIQHQKDWNLVEGSYDAESSGIHYLTIGNFDSDDGKADRIDNNKAYYAYYYIDDVSVTAEVCCLHILNISNTDISSLSVPYVASANHTVNVGLGVTVQSGANAIFTAGSSIEFSSDFDGTDFEAYISPCPEETQIKKAAGLGPTIITPYNTGGDNNQLCLNYVSGATSYIVEVYTTTGALVYSNTQFIIGLPVCVWNGKSAGGNPVAEAVYEVEITLKGCDDKSLLVKGSVKVSNSQFMIVNNSEFEELVQLNFAEETFDDVIEAFNKKESMVKSNIENTEKNIESSHSNYKLFPNPSSGIFDIQLPLGSTEPTIIRIFNGEGKIIFQEKTFNDLLKVNISCFARGTYYLKAMKGEDILIIEKVIIN from the coding sequence TTGGCTTCTATTATTCCTTTGAGATTAATAGCTCAACAACAATCTGTCAACCTAGTTTCAAATCCTTCTTTTGAAGAAATAAAAACTTGTCCATGGCTTGCTCAGACCCCGGGTGATTTTGAGCAAATAGCTGCTGCCTGGAGTAATCCAACAGCTAATACTCCTGATATTCATCATGAATGTGGTTCAAGCTCAGTAGGTGTTCCATATAATATGTTTAGCTTTCCTCAACCTGTAAATGTACGTTCGGGTGGTCTTGCTTATGCTGGGGTTCATACGCTGTATAATCATCAATTGGATGTTCATACTAATTCAAGAGAATATATTCAAACGGAAATATATTTAAAGAGCGGCATTAAGTACAATATTAGGTATTTTGTGAGGTTATCTGATAAATCAGGCTATGCAACAAAGATGGGCTTTTATATTTCCACTACAAGACCTACATCAAATAATACTCTTGTTCTTCCAACTTCTTCTTCTGGCTTTCTTCATCCAGGGGTAATACAACATCAAAAAGATTGGAATTTAGTAGAAGGATCTTATGATGCAGAATCATCAGGCATTCATTATTTAACCATAGGTAATTTTGATTCAGATGATGGCAAGGCTGATCGTATAGATAATAACAAGGCTTATTATGCCTATTATTACATTGATGATGTAAGTGTTACAGCAGAAGTATGCTGCCTGCATATATTGAATATTTCAAATACAGATATTAGTTCATTGTCAGTGCCTTATGTTGCCTCGGCAAATCACACTGTAAATGTTGGCCTGGGAGTAACTGTGCAAAGTGGTGCGAATGCAATTTTTACAGCAGGTAGTTCTATTGAATTTTCTTCTGATTTTGATGGAACTGATTTTGAAGCATATATCAGCCCTTGTCCTGAAGAAACTCAGATAAAAAAAGCCGCTGGTTTAGGACCCACTATAATTACTCCATATAATACTGGAGGAGATAATAATCAATTATGCCTGAATTATGTTTCTGGAGCAACTTCATATATTGTTGAAGTATATACTACAACGGGAGCTTTGGTGTATTCAAATACTCAATTTATTATAGGACTGCCAGTGTGTGTGTGGAATGGAAAATCTGCAGGAGGTAATCCAGTTGCTGAGGCAGTTTATGAGGTTGAGATAACACTAAAAGGTTGTGATGATAAATCACTATTAGTAAAAGGTAGTGTAAAAGTCTCGAACAGTCAATTCATGATTGTAAATAATAGTGAATTTGAGGAACTTGTTCAGCTTAATTTTGCTGAGGAAACATTTGATGATGTTATAGAAGCATTTAATAAAAAAGAATCAATGGTCAAGTCGAATATTGAGAATACTGAGAAAAATATAGAAAGTAGTCATTCCAACTATAAATTATTTCCTAACCCTTCTTCTGGAATATTTGATATTCAACTTCCTTTGGGCTCAACTGAACCTACAATAATTCGGATTTTCAATGGAGAAGGAAAAATTATTTTCCAAGAGAAAACATTTAATGATCTTTTAAAAGTAAATATATCTTGCTTTGCGAGGGGAACATATTATCTAAAAGCAATGAAAGGAGAAGATATATTGATTATTGAGAAAGTAATTATCAATTAA